A single window of Providencia alcalifaciens DNA harbors:
- a CDS encoding fimbrial protein — protein sequence MKLNKTLMAIAATTLIGFGANAAPVNHGNGKVTFTGSIITAPCSIDPSSIDQTVDLGQIADVVLKNGGSSDGQSSPVMFDIKLIDCTVETGDSVNITFSGAAATNDPKSLLAITGTAAGAGIQIVDSNNDPIVLNEVTKSEHKLQGTTNTLQFAAYVKGLGSQGKPEAPVDIVSGEFQAVTDFVLSYN from the coding sequence ATGAAATTAAATAAAACTCTTATGGCTATCGCAGCAACAACATTAATTGGTTTTGGTGCAAACGCAGCGCCGGTTAACCACGGTAATGGTAAAGTCACTTTCACTGGTAGCATCATCACTGCACCTTGTTCTATTGACCCATCTTCTATTGACCAAACTGTAGATTTAGGTCAAATCGCTGATGTGGTATTAAAAAATGGTGGTAGTTCAGACGGTCAATCTTCACCAGTTATGTTCGATATTAAATTAATTGACTGTACTGTAGAAACAGGTGATTCCGTGAATATTACATTTTCAGGTGCGGCCGCTACAAATGACCCTAAATCACTATTAGCTATTACAGGTACTGCTGCAGGCGCGGGTATCCAGATCGTAGATAGCAATAATGACCCAATCGTATTAAATGAAGTCACTAAATCTGAGCACAAACTGCAAGGCACAACTAACACCCTGCAATTTGCTGCATACGTGAAAGGTTTAGGTAGCCAAGGTAAACCAGAAGCACCAGTTGATATCGTTTCAGGTGAATTCCAAGCGGTAACTGATTTCGTATTGTCGTATAACTAA
- the yiaA gene encoding inner membrane protein YiaA — MKDNVSLDNEFSGFNAFHLISWIAVIGGVAVYLIGLWRSEMQLNEKGYYFAILLLGLFSSISVQKTVRDKMDNIPTTQAYYIACMVAFFASIALMVVGLYNAELLPSEKGFYGIAFFLCIFGSIAVQKNIRDLQTIKPAELPKKFEVKQPVVNEDSEPSMKG; from the coding sequence ATGAAGGATAATGTTTCACTAGATAATGAATTTTCGGGCTTCAATGCATTTCATCTGATTTCTTGGATTGCGGTGATTGGTGGGGTTGCCGTGTATCTTATTGGGCTATGGCGCTCTGAGATGCAGTTAAATGAAAAAGGGTATTATTTTGCAATCTTATTACTGGGGCTGTTTTCTTCAATTTCAGTCCAGAAAACAGTGCGAGATAAAATGGATAATATCCCAACTACCCAAGCGTATTACATTGCTTGTATGGTGGCATTTTTTGCATCCATCGCATTAATGGTAGTGGGGCTGTACAACGCGGAACTATTACCAAGTGAAAAAGGTTTCTACGGAATTGCTTTCTTTTTATGCATATTTGGTTCTATCGCGGTGCAAAAGAATATTCGCGATCTACAAACTATTAAGCCAGCTGAGCTGCCTAAGAAATTTGAAGTGAAACAACCAGTCGTTAATGAAGATAGTGAACCTAGCATGAAGGGTTAA
- a CDS encoding RBBP9/YdeN family alpha/beta hydrolase, with product MTTTFIIVPGYTNSGSQHWQSYIERKYHNTVRVIQDDWNAPNHKWIERLNEVVQNTEGELVLIGHSCGAVCVAQWASQFPNHQVKAMILATPADVDSPSALLDIQQQRPLPSKKLPSPSLLIYTDNDPHLGTEKAHQLAEIWGSQLMLVKGGEHLNTDAGYGEWHEGERLIEEFVGREFIGR from the coding sequence ATGACCACCACTTTTATTATTGTTCCCGGCTATACCAATTCCGGCTCTCAACATTGGCAATCCTATATAGAAAGAAAATACCATAATACTGTGCGCGTCATTCAGGATGACTGGAATGCCCCTAACCATAAATGGATAGAGCGCCTAAACGAGGTGGTTCAAAATACAGAGGGTGAATTGGTACTGATTGGACACAGTTGCGGAGCCGTTTGTGTGGCGCAATGGGCGAGCCAATTTCCCAACCATCAAGTAAAGGCGATGATCCTAGCCACCCCTGCGGATGTTGATTCCCCTTCTGCCCTACTCGATATTCAACAGCAGCGACCGCTACCCAGTAAAAAGCTTCCAAGCCCTTCTTTGCTTATTTATACCGATAATGATCCACACCTTGGCACTGAAAAAGCCCATCAGCTTGCCGAAATATGGGGCAGCCAACTTATGTTGGTTAAAGGCGGTGAGCATTTAAATACTGATGCAGGATATGGCGAATGGCATGAAGGCGAGCGGCTGATTGAAGAGTTTGTGGGGAGAGAGTTTATTGGGCGGTAG
- a CDS encoding dihydrodipicolinate reductase, translating into MMKKVRAVQYGCGKMGKFLIRYLQEHGAEVVAAFDINPAVIGKDIGEIAGTATTGVKIQPLNEADKALETLKPDVGIIATLSTMADLEDAFSLFARHGVNAISTGEEALYPWNSSPEITEKLDALAKANNCTLAGSGYPDMFWGVLIDTLAGSMHKLVKIKGSSCYNVEDYGIALAKGHGAGLTVDEFNQQIGNYNDLPYAVIAEKIESGEYAPPYMWTQNGWLCSRLGLAITSQTQRCVPQIAKEDIYSDTLKMTVKKGDVLGLSAVVITETAEGVTLETECIGKILTADECDKNSWQLIGEPDTAIEVNNPATVELTCANLVNRIPALINSPAGYTTTEKMPNNVYMTKPMHEYL; encoded by the coding sequence ATGATGAAAAAAGTACGTGCAGTTCAATATGGTTGTGGAAAGATGGGCAAATTTCTCATCCGTTACCTACAAGAACACGGTGCTGAAGTTGTGGCGGCTTTTGATATCAACCCTGCCGTGATTGGCAAAGACATTGGTGAAATCGCAGGCACGGCAACAACTGGCGTAAAAATCCAGCCACTGAATGAAGCTGATAAAGCCCTAGAAACCTTAAAACCCGACGTGGGAATTATTGCGACCCTCAGCACCATGGCTGACTTAGAAGATGCATTCTCCCTCTTCGCTCGCCATGGCGTTAATGCTATTTCAACGGGTGAAGAAGCTCTCTATCCATGGAACTCATCCCCTGAAATTACTGAAAAACTCGATGCTTTAGCTAAAGCGAATAATTGCACTTTAGCTGGTAGTGGCTACCCAGATATGTTCTGGGGCGTGCTTATCGATACCTTGGCGGGCTCCATGCACAAACTTGTCAAAATCAAAGGTTCTAGCTGCTACAACGTGGAAGATTACGGTATTGCACTGGCGAAAGGCCACGGTGCAGGCTTAACCGTTGACGAATTCAATCAGCAAATTGGTAACTATAACGACCTGCCATACGCAGTTATCGCTGAGAAAATTGAGAGCGGTGAATATGCGCCACCGTACATGTGGACGCAAAATGGATGGTTATGTAGCCGCTTAGGTCTGGCCATTACCAGCCAAACTCAGCGCTGCGTACCCCAAATTGCCAAAGAAGATATCTATTCAGATACCTTAAAAATGACAGTGAAAAAAGGCGATGTTTTAGGGTTATCTGCTGTGGTGATCACTGAAACAGCAGAAGGCGTCACTTTAGAAACGGAATGTATTGGCAAAATATTAACGGCGGATGAGTGTGACAAAAACAGTTGGCAGCTAATTGGTGAGCCAGATACGGCAATTGAAGTGAATAACCCTGCAACCGTGGAATTAACCTGCGCAAACTTGGTTAACCGTATCCCTGCGCTGATCAACAGCCCTGCTGGCTACACCACCACGGAAAAAATGCCAAATAACGTGTATATGACCAAACCGATGCACGAATATTTATAA
- a CDS encoding GNAT family N-acetyltransferase, translated as MKEICQAVTLEGNHVRLEPLTHHHNAVYAEIIERDKLHHLWYTSVPEPENVAKDIDMRLARFTQKEMVPFAIIDKRTGKAVGMTSYMRIDQGVRRVEIGATWYGAEAQRTPINTEAKYLLLKHAFEELDCVAVELRTHFLNHQSRKAIERLGAKLDGILRNHMLTRTGELRDTCVYSILNNEWPAVRRHLEWQMTKPR; from the coding sequence ATGAAAGAGATTTGCCAAGCTGTCACCTTAGAAGGCAACCATGTTCGATTAGAGCCACTGACTCATCACCATAATGCTGTTTATGCTGAGATTATTGAACGAGATAAGCTGCATCACTTGTGGTATACCTCGGTACCTGAACCAGAAAATGTCGCGAAAGATATCGACATGCGCCTTGCGCGTTTTACCCAAAAAGAGATGGTGCCATTCGCGATTATTGATAAACGTACAGGCAAAGCCGTTGGCATGACTTCGTATATGCGGATCGATCAAGGGGTTCGCCGTGTTGAAATTGGAGCAACATGGTATGGAGCTGAAGCCCAGCGCACACCGATCAATACGGAAGCTAAGTACCTGTTGTTAAAACATGCATTTGAAGAATTAGACTGTGTTGCCGTGGAGCTAAGAACGCACTTTTTAAATCATCAAAGTCGTAAAGCGATTGAGCGTTTAGGGGCAAAACTCGATGGGATTTTACGTAACCATATGCTAACTCGTACGGGTGAGCTACGAGATACCTGCGTTTATAGCATCTTAAATAATGAGTGGCCGGCAGTGCGTCGCCATTTAGAATGGCAGATGACAAAGCCTCGCTAA